DNA from Canis lupus baileyi chromosome 6, mCanLup2.hap1, whole genome shotgun sequence:
TAAACCCAACAGAAGGGGGTACCCCGTCTCATTCCGCATTCTGGAAACATCAGAAGGGAATTGGTGTGCCTCCCCTTGTACTGGCAAGGGGACTTTCACTAATGTTTAAAAAAGGAGCTAAGTTCTCaaagacaaatgaaagaaaatttttaaaagtgtgccGTACCGCCAAAACTAATGATCCCTCAATGATAAAGCCAGGTTCTAAGTTCCACAGCCTTAATGTACAGGTGAAATTTAAGCTGCACAGATACAGTCATGATTTCTACAATCTCATGCCAAAGACCTAGCATCCACTTTCCTAATAGCACCTTGGGACGCTAGATGCAGGATACACATTTAGGACCATTATTATCCTGATACTATCATGTTCTAGCAGTCTACAACACTAACACTTGTTTTGATAGATGCAGTTATTTTAAGAACGAACAAAGCATACACACCTTCGTTTTCAGAGGCATGGCATTTCACTTTCAATACCAAGTCAAAGGTTCTTTCTGGGTTTTccctagaagaaaaagaatttatttcctaTGACAAGCATCTCTGCagagtttatattttcttaactCAAAAACTAACCTCGTTCTTGTTGCAGTGTATTCCACGTAACTATATGAGCACAATGTcgaaaataaaaaagttttttttcccaGTTCAATAATGTAAGAGGCTTAGGTGACCTTAGGAGACCTGGGGCAAGCATTTAAcctctgagcctgcttctctcacctATAAAGTGCTTTGCTcacttaaaagaataataattgtgGATTATAAATCAACTAATTAATGTGGAAGTAAAAAGTATTAAGTGCTATATAAGCGTAAAGCATGGACTTTATCTTATTTAACTGAACTTGCAAAGCAAGTATGCTCCTAAGAATTTCTACTTTTCCCTGCCAACAAAGCTGGCCAGCAGgttctcaggctttttttttgttttgttttgtttttaaagcacttGCAGTGTAAGGGTAAATGATAAATATCTGGCTCCACCTGCCATATTCCAGACCACCGTAAAACAGTTTTAATGCTCCTTAAATGTGACACTTTGCATATGCTTCTCTTGAAATGTAATCATTGCAAAGCACGCTCAAAGGAGCACACTGTACATAAACTCAAAGgctaacaacaacagcaaaaacctTGTTTTCTGTCAAttatctttggagaaattaaCATAGACATCTACCTCAATATTAGATTTCCCCAGTGACAGACAGTAAGGTTGCTTTGCTTCATTCAGAAGTTATCCACGTCTTTGTTAACTTCTCACACATTCAACCAACTCGTTGGGTTtaatttcaaaaagcaaattgaaatctactgaaacacattttttttaacagttctgttttattctttctgctgGAAGATAAAAGATCAAGCAAAATCTGATACCACAATGTGCACGTGACCAAAGTGTTAATCTGTTATTCCTGTGAAGAAGACCTCAGCGTCTTTGTAACATCGCCTGTTTTTAGTATGTACTTCCTAGAACAGAGTAATGCCACTTTTGATTtccaaattaacattttttttttctaaatttattacaAGAACCTAGAGTCACAGGAAGTGACGGGCTATATAAATCAATTTGCAAATACAGACGTTTTCTCAGCCCTCCCCTTTTCAACTTGTTTCAATGGAAATAACATGGACTTTGGTAACTTCCTCTCTTCTAATCCAATTAATGTCAAAAAACATAACGCATTCTGCTTCGATCCCTTACCCCGCCCCCTCAACACTGTCAGACACTGAAGAAAATGCTGAAAAGCACACAATTCTCCcgttttcctaatattttttagTATCTCTTATGTATAAAAATTCAATGCCGGGCTCAGTCACATTGTGAAATTTGACGAGTCTTTCACgctaagacaaataaaaatgcacCGTTTCAGGATTTtaagctggggggcgggggggggggttgtgaaGAGGCcgtaaagggagaagaaatgctcTGCAAAGTAAGTTTcgggggagaggggaaaaaaaacgaCCCATAAAACTCCTACCTCTGAGACCCACGCCCCAGTCCCCACACTTCCACTGCTTTTCACCACATGAACCTCCTGAGGAGACCTCCGCACCGCCGCCCCCTCTGGGAGCGCTCGCGGGAGACCATCTTGCCGCGGTCTGTCCCGCGGCCCGTGCGGACCGCTACCGGGGGCCAGTCCGGGTTTCCGAGGGAAATGGGAAGACGACGTGTGGGAAGCGGCGAGGGAAGCCCCGGGACGGTCGCCCTCACGTTAGGAACCTCCGCAGGTAACAGCGGCCCCGGGCAGCAGCGGGGCTCGGACGCGGCGCGCGGACCTCGGGCCTCCCCGCGGGGGCGGCCGCAGCCGGGGGGCCCGCGCCGCGGCCCAGACACGCGGGGCCGCCGGGAGCCGCCGCCGGAGCCGCCCCCGGGGAGCCGCGCAGGCTTTGCGGCCTAGCGCGgtccctcccgcctcccgcctcccgcctcccgccccgccgccccgccgcccccgccgcccccactcACTTGGTCCTGCAGTCCATGGTGACATGTCGCGCTGGGGCCGTGCgtcccgcccccgcgcccgctgcccgcccgcggcccccgccggAGGGTCGCGCCGCCCCGCGGGGAAGGAGGCGACTcacggcagcggcggcggcggcggctgcgggccCATGTCGGCGGCGCCCGggcgcctccccccacccccgccccccccccgagCCTTTTTGTGACAGCGGCCGCGgtggcccggcccccgccccctgccgccgccgcccccgccgccccgccgcccccgccgccgccgcctctctctgttccccgccgcccgccgcccgccgcggctCCGGCACCTTCCGCAGACCAGGAAGTCGCCGGGAGGGGGaaggggcgcgcgggggcgcggcCGGCGGCCTCACCTGGGCCGCGCgcgggaggggacgggggaggggacggggcggcgggcgcgggggaggggcgagggggcgagggggcggggggcggcctcACCTGGGGCCCCGCGGGAGCCCGGGGAGAGAcggggggggcgagggggcgggggagggggacgaaggggaggggggaggggtggggggcctcGGCCTCACCTAGGCCGCGCGCGGGAGGGAgccgggggagggaggaggggggagggggaggagacgGGGCGGCGGGGGCTTGGGGGGCAGCCGGCGGCCTCACCTGGGCCGCGTGGGGGAGCCGGGGGAggagacggggcggggggggacgggggggttTGGGGGGGCGGCCGGCGGCCCGCGTTGTGCCCGAGCCAGAAACGCAAGGTGCCCCCTGCGGCCTCGCCCCGGGCCGGCCCCCGACTCCCTTCCTGGGTCCGGACGGTCCCGCTTCCgggccctcacccccacccccacccccacccccacccacccccgaaCGGCGAGGGGACTGCAGCGGTACCTCGATTTGCAGCATTTTCCACACCACAGGCCCACGGAATTGGATCACTAACGGACCGGGATCGTTGGCTGGAACCTTCACGTCGCCTCGGACCGCACCTGTCGGAGCTCCAGGGGATgctcccggccccgggcccccgccTCACCCCAGCTGTGGCCTGGTTACTGCGCTGGGAAACGCAGAGCCGGCCCCCCTCCCGACTCAGGAATGTTCAGACTCGTGCACCTGCTCCCTCGCCTTGTCAAGTAGCAGGATGGTAGTGCTCCGCTCGCCTGCACATATGGAAGCCAGACGTGCCTACCCCGCAGGGCCGCGGCAGAGCAAAGACCGACTTTGGACGCGTTTCTCCAAGCTGCAGGCCTCACAGAGCTGCCGCAGGCGAGGAAGCTCCGCCAGGGCACAGCGGAGGGGGAGAGGGCCTAACACAAGACGCTAGAATGTACAGGGCACCCGCTAAGCAGGTTACATACATTGTCACGGCACTTGCCCTAACTCTGCCTGGCAGATACTTGCATCAGCATTTTAGTGATGAAGAAACAGGCCCAGCTAATCCAGTGGGTCTTGGCAAAGCCGGTTTCAGGTCAGGTCTACACGATGctgatatttatttacttctacCGGGTACTTGCCTGTCCGTGTGCTGCTGCCTTCTATCTAGGATCTACCGAAAAGAGATGTAGAAAAAGTCTTATCATGCACATGTGGAGGATTGTCCAGAGCTGCACGATTATACAGACCTTCTGGAGAAGGCCTCTCCTACTAACGTTACCACTCTTGACACATGGTCACAGTGGTTTTTATCCAAATAGGGGTTGCTTCAGACTCTATTCTAGCAGAAGGTGAGACGATGAGAGGAAACCAAATGTGGTCTGAAGAGAGAATGAGTCATGAGACATAAGAAGTCATATAAGGAGTCTTGGGAATTAAAGAATTCAGAAGCAAAAAGCTAACATTCAATTCGGTTATGCAGATCTTAAACGTTCTTGCCAAAGATAGGTGTTACTTGGTCAACAAGACGAAATACATTTCATAGCCGCAGACCCAATAGTCAAAAATAAGGTCAGGACATAATAGGGGAACAAGAACACTAGATTTAAGCATGATGTGCTGTCACAACTTGACTTAGGGTGAGGCGCTTCAGTTTCTCGGTTCCcacatttgcaaaatgggaattATTACTTGTATATCACATGAACAATGTGATATTCAAGTTAAAAAGCATTACATATCcatgtgatcttttttttaaagatttttatgtatttatttatttgagagagagagacagaggtagtgagagagagcacgagtggggaggagagggagaagcagactccccgctaagcagggagccccacatgggactcgatcccatgaccccggggccatgacccaaactgaaggcagacgcccaaccaagccacccaggtgcccccccccttttttttaaaagatttttatttatttatttgagagagagagagagcaacataTCTGTGTgatcttttaagaaattattctgAGGATTTCAGTTTCACGATTAGGCAGTCTATACCACATGCATTCTTTTCCCAAATGAAGCTTTTTTCTACCTAAGAACTTACCATAGCCCaaagccttgaaaaaaaaaaaaaattctgtaaactAAAAACCACTTCTGCTCCAAGTATTACTAAATTTCTCAAACTTCTcctttcattataattattttttccccaaaaaggaACCCTACCTGGAATGCCTACATCAGGAGTTTTCAAGTAGTAGTAAGGCACCATTAATATAATGGTTTTCCCTCTCCATTTGTTGGGATTTAAGTGACAGTCATATCCCTGCATaatataaaattgttatttttcttagtttatctTAAGTAGATGAAAACactgcatatgcacacacaaagcAAATCATTTTAAACAAACTCTTAGGCTGACCATGAAGCAAAAGGGATAGAAACACAGATGGACACAATTTGCATGATTTGttgaaaattccaaaaaaaagggaaattttttgAACACTTATTTTGATGATATGTTTAACGAAGCTAGTAGAACTTTCACAATGCTTATTTCATATGGAATTTCTGATATGACTGATAGAGAAGTGTGCAAAGGGCAAGCCTTCCAGTTGATATTATatcttcatatttccttttttttttttttatttattcatgataggcacacagtgagagagagagaggcagagacacaggcagagggagaagcaggctccatgcaccgggagcctgacgtgggattcgatcccggatctccaggatcgcgccctgggccaaaggcaggcgccaaactgctgcgccacccagggatccctcttcataTTTCCTATTTGACAATTGATACTAACATTTTTCAAGACCACATTAGTCAAGAACATGGTCTATATCATTGCCAAAGAACATAGTCTATAAACAGTCTTTTTCAATGTTTTAAGCTCATGTTAAATTTTTTGCATGTGTTTATAAAGAGTATATATTCATCAAGTCTGGGGCAAGGTGTTCTAAAAATATGTCCTCGGTCaggacttgcctatggttttgccaCAGCTTGCTTGTTCCAAATTGCAGttctctgctattcccaaataaacccatttCTGCTGGAAAAATaactgacagttttatttttaaggttagcATAACCTTGGTGATCAGAAGTGGgatccaggggctcctgggtggctcagttggttaagcacctgctttcggctcaggtcaggatcttgggatcctgggatccagcctcataTTTgcagctgggctccctgctcagcaggagtctgcttcttcctagGCGACTGCCCCACACACACCGCTTGTGCatgctccctcactctctcactctcactctctctctgtctgaaataaataaaatctaaaaaaaaaaaaagtggaatccaGACAAGACCCTCAACAATTCTGTGGCTGGTGAGGAAACAGATGCCACAAAAATCAATTGAGCCCATTGCTTTCTTGCCAACCCTGGAGTTTGAGGGTAAGATTTTTTCCTGCATTTAGAGCTCCGCTCTCTTTGTGTTTGAACTCTCCGGGCTGTATTCAGGTTCTATTTTAAGGTCTATCTTTTCTGAGAGTTCTTGTTTGTCCTTTGGTCTGACTCCTTTTTCAGAACCAGACTGTTCCTGGTGGAACTGTGCTGGCCTTCGGTTTCGTTCTTTCTGGAACCAGGATGCTCCTGTTGAAACTGTGCTGTTTAAgaatttttctctctgctctagAGAAAAACCTCTAAAACATGGAAGCCCACTCATCAAAATGCTTTGAGAGCAGTGGGTCCCCCCACTACTGGGACCCTAGTGGTTTTATGTTTAAGAAGTTTGGTCCTTCCTCCTGTGTGTTTCTACACTAAATGGATCAATTTAACCGAAAGTAATTTAGAACTTCAGGGGCCATGATGGGGAACTTCCAATCTCCCCAGACTTActtgtttttcctaaaattaaattagaaagctGCATCtcctaagaaaaacaaaaacaacaaaggcCTTGATCAAACATTATGATTGTTATTGATTTCTTCTGTTCCTGAACTTGAATCTGCTTGACAATTCTTTCATGAAAGAGATGACTTAAAATTTCCCAATATGATGGCAGATTTGTCTATCTGATCTTatagttttatcagtttttgctttatgtagtTGGGGGGCCTGTGTTAAAATATGCAAACCAgtgtataattattttatatgcttGGTAAATTTATCATTATGTTGCGACTTTCTTTAACTCTAGTAATGATTTGCCTCAACATCTAAATGGCTTTCTTCGGATTAGTATTTATTTGCCTAGGATTGGTATAACTCTTTTCATTCTATTACATTAAAACTTTCTAAGTCATTATGTTTCAGATTTATCTAACTAGTGTTAATTTTGACTTTTAGTCTGGTTTTATAATCTTTGACTCTTAGATCAGACATTTAGATCATTGCCTTTTTTTATAACTactgatatatttaaatttatttctgccaTCTAATGTTGCACTCCCCATTTGTTGTCTtctgatctgttttcttttttctttcactattgCCTTCTTTggggttatttatttacttatttaatgcTGCCTTCTCCTCCTA
Protein-coding regions in this window:
- the LOC140635953 gene encoding uncharacterized protein isoform X1 → MNLLRRPPHRRPLWERSRETILPRSVPRPVRTATGGQSGFPREMGRRRVGSGEGSPGTVALTLGTSAGPRNWITNGPGSLAGTFTSPRTAPVGAPGDAPGPGPPPHPSCGLVTALGNAEPAPLPTQECSDSCTCSLALSSSRMVVLRSPAHMEARRAYPAGPRQSKDRLWTRFSKLQASQSCRRRGSSARAQRRGRGPNTRR
- the LOC140635953 gene encoding uncharacterized protein isoform X2, which translates into the protein MNLLRRPPHRRPLWERSRETILPRSVPRPVRTATGGQSGFPREMGRRRVGSGEGSPGTVALTLGTSAESWVRRGSCCHLRGNAAEWKEHSLDSDRPAFWKAFLLSRY